A single window of Dermacentor albipictus isolate Rhodes 1998 colony chromosome 1, USDA_Dalb.pri_finalv2, whole genome shotgun sequence DNA harbors:
- the LOC139055176 gene encoding zinc finger protein Gfi-1b-like yields MTTERAGGTRPSANRRRSKFSPRIRPSGAATVHECRHCRQRFRCASRLMAHEVYAHRYAGAARGSKLPCPICSRLCRSQATMSAHLGTHLGELMCRKCGAEFASIGAAVLHDMRHSHSDSLMCGLCRQMFRGKAELKEHRQSAHTVVLRANPPPESVTG; encoded by the exons ATGACGACGGAACGAGCAGGAGGAACG CGGCCGTCGGCAAACAGGAGACGCTCGAAGTTCAGCCCGCGGATCCGGCCATCGGGTGCCGCCACGGTGCACGAGTGCCGGCACTGCCGGCAGCGCTTCCGCTGCGCCAGTCGGCTCATGGCGCACGAGGTGTACGCGCACAGGTACGCGGGTGCGGCTAGGGGCAGCAAGCTGCCCTGCCCCATCTGTTCGAGGCTGTGCCGGTCGCAGGCCACCATGTCTGCGCACCTCGGCACCCACCTGGGCGAGCTCATGTGCAGAAAGTGCGGCGCGGAGTTTGCCAGCATCGGCGCAGCCGTGTTGCACGACATGCGCCACTCGCACTCGGACAGTCTGATGTGCGGCCTTTGCAGGCAGATGTTCCGAGGGAAGGCCGAGCTCAAAGAACACAGGCAGTCGGCGCACACCGTGGTGCTTCGGGCGAATCCGCCGCCCGAGTCGGTCACCGGGTAG